The Vicia villosa cultivar HV-30 ecotype Madison, WI linkage group LG1, Vvil1.0, whole genome shotgun sequence genome includes a region encoding these proteins:
- the LOC131647810 gene encoding uncharacterized protein LOC131647810 has translation MWESIIIHAIGKQPSTKSAKGEYLSQFPAFFHSYINDIVDVVPDGNCGFRFISSALGWGEDAFYDVRRQLHTQIQQHANLFSKLFYDTVSDVSTSLLVKHLGEHGKEKWMSIPDMSYCIASRYIQCCICFSFDVNEHNFFFPLHIAPPPYTS, from the coding sequence ATGTGGGAGTCAATCATCATCCATGCGATTGGTAAGCAACCTTCTACCAAATCTGCAAAAGGCGAGTACTTGTCACAGTTTCCTGCTTTCTTTCATTCATACATCAATGACATTGTTGATGTTGTACCAGATGGAAATTGTGGTTTCCGTTTTATTTCATCTGCATTAGGATGGGGGGAAGATGCATTTTATGATGTTCGAAGACAATTGCATACTCAAATTCAGCAACACGCAAATTTGTTTTCCAAGTTGTTCTATGACACTGTCTCTGATGTTAGTACCTCATTACTCGTAAAGCACTTGGGTGAACATGGTAAGGAGAAATGGATGTCGATCCCGGATATGAGTTACTGTATTGCTTCTAGATACATACAGTGTtgtatttgtttctcttttgatGTTAATGAACATAACTTTTTTTTTCCGCTTCACATAGCTCCACCCCCATACACGAGTTGA